One Myxococcaceae bacterium JPH2 DNA window includes the following coding sequences:
- a CDS encoding HAD-IB family hydrolase: protein MSSPYIVFSDVDETLIRFKSMITFMDYFLYHTAYATRPEVEEKRKEFKAINEANTPTADRAALNKRFYEMFAGIRQAELQAAARTWMQEIIDRGDLFVSSAFTEQREHKSRGAELVLVSGSFKDILGPIVNYVGADRLLCSELEVKDGIYTGRLLQQVIGDGKWEVISRYIAGREVKLDSCYAYGDHVSDICFMEKVGNPVVVGDSPGMLKVARERNWRVLAAN, encoded by the coding sequence ATGAGCAGTCCTTACATCGTCTTCTCTGACGTCGATGAGACGCTGATCCGCTTCAAGAGCATGATCACGTTCATGGACTACTTCCTCTATCACACGGCCTACGCGACCCGGCCGGAGGTGGAGGAGAAGCGCAAGGAGTTCAAGGCCATCAACGAGGCCAACACGCCCACCGCGGACCGCGCGGCGCTCAACAAGCGCTTCTACGAGATGTTCGCGGGCATCCGTCAGGCGGAGCTCCAGGCGGCGGCGCGCACCTGGATGCAGGAGATCATCGACCGGGGCGACCTCTTCGTGTCGTCCGCGTTCACCGAGCAGCGCGAGCACAAGTCGCGCGGCGCGGAGCTGGTGCTCGTCTCCGGCTCGTTCAAGGACATCCTCGGCCCCATCGTCAACTACGTGGGCGCGGACCGGCTGTTGTGCTCGGAGCTGGAGGTGAAGGACGGCATCTACACCGGCCGCCTGCTCCAGCAAGTGATTGGCGATGGCAAGTGGGAGGTCATTTCCCGCTACATCGCGGGGCGCGAGGTCAAGCTCGACTCCTGCTACGCGTACGGCGACCACGTCTCGGATATCTGCTTCATGGAGAAGGTGGGCAACCCTGTCGTGGTGGGGGACTCGCCGGGCATGCTGAAGGTGGCCCGCGAGCGCAACTGGCGCGTCCTGGCGGCGAACTGA
- a CDS encoding MFS transporter, producing MTTEQHSKWAPLTPFSAILLALGSIVMVQPIFQQIGADFGLPITDVRVSFSYCSLAYAVAFFLLGPLTDRVNLTRMAMFSALGLAASVALCGLSRSYILFNLGMGLIGAFAAGLVSPMFPYMTRIAPPGKAGAYLGLCLSATVTGLIVGRTVIGILTGLIGWRHAMMLYSVPAVLVALALFQARVLAPIPGQKPSLAGQYARALQLLTMPQIVRRYLAGFLLFFAYLGALTILTFYLVAPPFGLSVAQIGWLSLAGVGGALIAPKAGALAQSYGASVVVRTGVILVLAAFGIMVAFQNVIAVLAGVLILYTGVYACQPAVFYDVTTAIQPQQMGAASSLYLLSCLSGGSLGSYVLGSVWQRWGWTGVMAAAGAATLGTLVLGALGSPRPRLVRSEA from the coding sequence ATGACCACCGAACAGCACTCGAAGTGGGCGCCGCTCACGCCGTTCTCCGCCATCCTGTTGGCGTTGGGCTCCATCGTCATGGTGCAGCCCATCTTCCAGCAGATCGGCGCTGACTTCGGGCTCCCCATCACGGACGTGCGCGTGTCGTTCAGCTACTGCAGCCTCGCGTACGCAGTGGCGTTCTTCCTGTTGGGGCCCCTGACGGACCGGGTGAACCTCACCCGCATGGCCATGTTCAGCGCGCTGGGGCTGGCGGCCAGCGTGGCGCTGTGCGGGCTGTCCCGGAGCTACATCCTCTTCAACCTGGGCATGGGCCTGATTGGCGCGTTCGCCGCGGGGCTGGTCAGCCCCATGTTCCCGTACATGACGCGCATCGCGCCGCCGGGGAAGGCGGGGGCCTACCTGGGCCTGTGTCTGAGCGCGACGGTGACGGGCCTCATCGTGGGCCGCACGGTCATTGGCATCCTGACGGGGCTGATTGGCTGGCGTCACGCCATGATGCTCTACAGCGTGCCCGCGGTCCTGGTGGCGCTGGCGCTCTTCCAGGCGCGGGTGCTCGCGCCCATTCCGGGCCAGAAGCCCTCGCTCGCGGGGCAGTACGCGCGCGCGCTCCAGCTGCTGACCATGCCGCAGATTGTCCGGCGCTACCTGGCGGGCTTCCTGCTCTTCTTCGCCTACCTGGGCGCGCTCACCATCCTGACCTTCTATCTCGTCGCTCCTCCGTTTGGCCTGTCCGTGGCGCAGATTGGCTGGCTCAGCCTGGCGGGTGTGGGCGGCGCGCTCATCGCGCCCAAGGCTGGCGCGTTGGCGCAGTCCTATGGCGCCAGCGTGGTGGTGCGCACGGGCGTCATCCTGGTGCTCGCCGCGTTTGGCATCATGGTGGCATTCCAGAATGTCATCGCGGTGCTGGCGGGCGTGTTGATTCTGTACACAGGCGTGTATGCCTGCCAGCCAGCGGTGTTCTACGACGTCACCACGGCCATCCAACCGCAGCAGATGGGCGCGGCCTCCTCGCTGTATCTGTTGAGCTGTCTGTCGGGAGGAAGCCTGGGCAGCTACGTGCTGGGCTCCGTCTGGCAGCGCTGGGGTTGGACAGGCGTCATGGCCGCGGCGGGCGCCGCCACGCTGGGAACGCTCGTGCTTGGCGCGCTGGGAAGTCCTCGCCCTCGGCTGGTGCGAAGCGAAGCTTGA